The Salvelinus namaycush isolate Seneca chromosome 16, SaNama_1.0, whole genome shotgun sequence genome has a segment encoding these proteins:
- the LOC120061185 gene encoding trypsin-like, with product MAEVQSQELIQGRIVGGYAPAPHSIKYLVSIQSTRGQHFCGGSLINKYWVLTAAHCTIGVEQIMIVAGDYSVSMYEGTEQFFIPQLLIPHPQYNKITNNADIMLIKLKAPVYLNSYVSIAPLPRQSASVAEGQLCRVSGWGFTSSSGGQIPSSLRTVKLPIVSTAKCNSSESFNGNITSNMICAGYSAGRKDACKGDSGGPLVCEGRIYGVVSWGMGCADAKYPGVYTAVSKYRRWIDRTTFSYYGRCSKY from the exons ATGGCTGAGGTCCAAA GCCAGGAGCTGATACAAGGGCGTATAGTGGGAGGATATGCCCCTGCACCCCATTCCATCAAATACCTTGTATCAATACAGTCAACTAGAGGACAACACTTTTGTGGAGGATCCTTGATAAATAAATACTGGGTGCTCACAGCAGCACATTGTACTATAGG GGTGGAACAAATTATGATAGTAGCAGGAGACTATTCAGTAAGCATGTATGAAGGGACCGAACAGTTCTTCATACCCCAGCTCTTAATACCCCACCCCCAGTACAACAAGATTACGAACAACGCAGATATTATGCTTATCAAG CTGAAAGCTCCAGTGTACTTGAATAGCTATGTGTCCATCGCTCCGCTGCCCCGCCAGAGTGCCTCGGTGGCAGAGGGGCAGTTGTGCAGGGTGTCAGGCTGGGGGTTCACCAGCTCTAGTGGGGGACAGATACCCTCCTCCCTGCGCACCGTCAAACTTCCCATCGTCTCCACAGCCAAATGCAACAGCAGTGAGTCTTTCAATGGGAACATCACATCCAACATGATCTGTGCAGGCTACAGCGCTGGCAGAAAGGACGCGTGTAAG GGAGATTCTGGGGGCCCACTGGTGTGTGAAGGTCGGATCTATGGTGTGGTTTCCTGGGGGATGGGCTGTGCCGATGCCAAGTACCCAGGAGTCTACACTGCTGTGTCAAAGTATCGCAGGTGGATAGACCGGACCACATTCAGCTACTACGGACGCTGCAGCAAGTATTAG